In the Wyeomyia smithii strain HCP4-BCI-WySm-NY-G18 chromosome 2, ASM2978416v1, whole genome shotgun sequence genome, one interval contains:
- the LOC129725456 gene encoding transcription initiation factor TFIID subunit 2, giving the protein MRREKTADNVRPFKLAHQILSLTGISFERKSIIGFVELTIVPVKEVLKIIRLNCRQCRIYRVILNDSYEATFHYFDPFLDICQGETKSKSLDIFSKCHLEAAKKTDPDCSTGELVIVIPEQATHLIGEGRGLRVGIEFSLEDPSGGVHFVIPEGEGTLEERAAHMFTYGHENSSRLWFPCVDSYAEPCTWKLEFTVDKNMTAVSCGELVEVVMTPDLRRKTYHYTVSVPVSAPNIALAVGPFEIYVDPHMHEVTHFCLPQLMPLLKNTVRYMHEAFEFYEEALTQRYPFSCYKQVFVDEIDNDGNAYATMTILSTHLLHSIAIIDQTFVSRKVMSKAIAEQFFGCFITMQNWSDAWLARGIAEYMCGLYSKKCFGNNAYRSWIRDELAEVVKYEEKFGGIILDCSQPPAPPAVSSINQSPAAPAKAYNDNPFYFPIKNLHTISPKYVEIMRKKAHLVIRMLEHRIGQELLLQVFNKQLALASNAASTKISSGLWHHLHISTNIFTKAIFTVTGKDMAVFIDQWVRTGGHAKFTMTSVFNRKRNTIELEIRQDAVNQKGVRKYVGPLLIQLQELDGTFKHTLQIENIVVKADITCHSKSRRNKKKKIPLCTGEEVDMDLSPMDESPVLWIRLDPEMTLLRSVHIEQPDFQWQFQLRHERDVTAQLEAIDALEKYASPATRLALTDTIENEQVFFEVRCKAALCLTKVANAMVTSWQGPPAMLTIFKKFFGSFSAPHIIRQNNFTNFQHYFLQKTIPVAMAGLRTAHGIVPPEVIRFLLDLFKYNDNTKNHYSDNYYRAALVEALGNSITPVISVVHQGMALTSENLSADAKLVLEEVTRILNLEKHLPSYKYTVSIACLKVIRKLQKCGHLPTNPKIYRSYAAYGQYIDVRVAAMECLVDFVKIDGKWEDLEHLIDLLETDPDPMARHRLGRLMIENFPFDKSNRHRLDREELALRIWNNMNGLLSHDTRLRCDMVDLYYTLYNVRVPNCLPNPELASILKPQKLASSFAAVADRDRDREPERVPSPDIELETFPQKRPRSASPLDIKPLDLVDIGQTELIIPKSRGGSPIIEEVREDIILETVETSIKTEIVETEKPELKEEVIDLEDNNSVPHVTDEQPLLKKSKTEFYSDNSISLPGIPSSNTTATGPTGFEPGMFGKTAETLPVVPLEPSVGSKSDGSKKKKKKEKKKHKHKHKHKHNKDKDKERDKDKDRDREREKSKEKKDPSVVRANKEDTQETLSSADSSSRDSNPTTLDLTL; this is encoded by the exons ATGCGTCGGGAAAAGACAGCGGACAACGTTAGACCGTTCAAATT AGCTCATCAGATATTGAGCTTGACCGGCATCAGTTTCGAGCGCAAAAGTATTATCGGATTCGTAGAATTAACGATTGTTCCGGTCAAAGAAGTGTTGAAGATAATTCGTCTCAATTGTCGCCAATGTCGTATATATCGGGTTATTTTAAACGACAGTTACGAAGCAACTTTCCACTATTTCGATCCTTTCCTTGATATATGTCAGggtgaaacaaaatcaaaatcgcTAGATATATTCTCTAAATGCCATTTGGAGGCCGCAAAAAAGACGGATCCGGACTGTAGTACCGGAGAGTTGGTCATTGTAATTCCTGAGCAAGCGACTCATTTGATTGGAGAAGGTAGAGGACTTCGAGTCGGAATTGAATTTTCTTTGGAAGATCCTTCCGGTGGGGTGCATTTTGTAATTCCTGAAGGAGAAGGAACACTGGAAGAGCGAGCTGCTCATATGTTTACTTATGGTCATGAAAACTCCTCTAGACTTTGGTTTCCGTGCGTAGATAGTTACGCAGAACCATGCACTTGGAAGTTGGAATTCACGGTGGATAAAAATATGACCGCAGTATCGTGTGGAGAATTGGTAGAGGTTGTTATGACACCTGATCTTCGAAGGAAAACCTACCACTACACGGTTTCGGTACCAGTTTCAGCCCCTAACATAGCATTGGCTGTGGGACCATTTGAAATCTATGTGGATCCCCACATGCACGAAGTGACGCACTTCTGCCTGCCACAGTTAATGCCGCTTCTGAAGAACACAGTACGCTACATGCACGAAGCGTTCGAGTTCTACGAGGAAGCGTTGACTCAACGGTACCCATTCAGTTGTTACAAACAGGTTTTCGTAGATGAAATCGATAACGATGGTAATGCCTACGCTACAATGACTATTCTTTCGACACATTTACTACATTCGATTGCTATTATCGATCAGACATTTGTTTCGCGAAAG GTAATGTCGAAAGCCATTGCCGAGCAGTTTTTTGGTTGTTTCATAACCATGCAAAACTGGTCCGATGCATGGCTTGCACGAGGTATTGCGGAGTACATGTGCGGTTTGTATTCAAAAAAGTGCTTTGGAAATAATGCTTATCGAAGCTGGATCCGCGATGAACTGGCAGAGGTTGTAAAATATGAAGAAAAGTTTGGGGGAATCATACTGGATTGCAGTCAACCCCCGGCGCCACCGGCTGTCTCCAGTATTAATCAATCTCCGGCTGCCCCTGCGAAAGCTTACAATGATAATCCGTTTTACtttccaattaaaaatttacacACTATATCGCcgaaatatgtcgaaataatgaGGAAAAAAGCCCACTTAGTGATTAGAATGTTGGAACATCGAATCGGGCAGGAATTATTGTTGCAAGTTTTTAATAAGCAGCTGGCCCTGGCTTCAAATGCTGCGTCGACAAAAATAAGCAGCGGTCTTTGGCATCACCTACATAtttcaacaaacattttcactaAAGCTATTTTCACAGTAACTGGAAAAGATATGGCTGTCTTTATCGATCAATGGGTGAGAACTGGAGGTCATGCTAAGTTCACCATGACATCGGTGTTCAACAGAAAGCGTAATACAATTGAGTTGGAAATCAGACAAGATGCGGTTAACCAGAAAGGCGTTCGAAAGTACGTCGGTCCACTGTTGATCCAGCTGCAGGAATTGGATGGAACGTTTAAGCATACGCTGCAAATCGAAAACATTGTTGTAAAAGCGGATATCACGTGTCATTCAAAAAGTAGGagaaacaaaaagaagaaaattcCTCTTTGTACTGGTGAAGAAGTCGATATGGATCTTTCTCCTATGGA TGAATCTCCTGTTTTGTGGATAAGATTGGACCCAGAGATGACCCTGCTTCGTTCGGTGCACATAGAACAACCGGATTTCCAGTGGCAGTTTCAGCTGCGCCATGAACGTGATGTTACTGCTCAGTTAGAAGCAATCGATGCGTTAGAAAAATATGCTTCGCCTGCCACCCGATTGGCTCTTACTGATACCATCGAAAATGAGCAAGTTTTCTTTGAAGTGCGCTGCAAAGCAGCTCTTTGTCTCACAAAAGTAGCGAACGCTATGGTCACTTCCTGGCAGGGTCCACCAGCTATGTTAACCATATTCAAAAAGTTTTTTGGTTCGTTCAGTGCACCGCATATTATACGACAAAACAACTTTACGAATTTCCAGCACTATTTCCTCCAGAAAACTATTCCGGTTGCGATGGCCGGCTTACGGACAGCACACGGTATCGTCCCACCGGAGGTGATTCGTTTCTTACTGGATCTATTCAAGTACAATGATAATACAAAAAATCATTACTCTGATAACTACTATCGAGCGGCGTTGGTGGAAGCGTTGGGGAACTCGATCACACCAGTCATATCAGTGGTTCACCAAGGAATGGCACTAACATCGGAAAACCTTTCGGCTGATGCCAA ATTGGTCTTAGAAGAAGTTACTCGCATTTTGAATTTAGAAAAGCATCTACCATCCTACAAGTACACCGTTTCGATTGCCTGCCTGAAAGTAATCCGTAAATTGCAGAAATGCGGACATTTGCCAACGAATCCAAAAATTTACCGCAGCTATGCAGCCTATGGCCAGTACATAGACGTGCGCGTAGCCGCTATGGAATGTCTggttgattttgtaaaaatagacggcaaatggGAGGATTTAGAACATTTGATTGACCTCCTGGAAACAGATCCGGATCCGATGGCCAGGCATAGACTTGGTCGACTGATGATCGAAAATTTCCCTTTCGACAAAAGCAACAGACATCGATTAGATCGGGAAGAGTTAGCACTTAGAATTTGGAACAACATGAA cggtCTTCTTTCGCATGACACGCGTCTCCGCTGTGACATGGTAGATTTATACTACACTCTGTACAACGTGCGTGTTCCAAACTGCTTACCCAATCCAGAACTTGCTTCTATTTTGAAGCCTCAGAAACTGGCATCTTCGTTTGCTGCTGTAGCTGACCGTGATCGTGACCGTGAGCCGGAACGAGTCCCATCACCAGACATCGAATTAGAAACATTCCCCCAGAAACGCCCACGTTCTGCCAGCCCGTTAGATATCAAGCCTCTCGATCTTGTGGATATTGGTCAAACAGAGTTGATCATACCGAAGAGCCGGGGAGGATCACCGATAATTGAAGAGGTTCGCGAAGACATCATCCTGGAGACAGTGGAAACTAGCATCAAGACCGAAATTGTTGAAACGGAGAAGCCAGAACTCAAAGAAGAGGTTATTGACTTGGAGGATAATAATTCGGTACCACATGTCACCGACGAACAGCCACTTTTGAAGAAATCTAAAACTGAATTTTACTCTGATAATTCAATTTCTTTGCCCGGTATTCCGTCCAGCAACACTACGGCAACTGGACCAACAGGCTTTGAACCTGGCATGTTTGGTAAAACTGCGGAAACACTGCCTGTGGTACCGTTGGAACCGAGTGTTGGCAGTAAGTCCGACGGAAGTAAA aaaaagaaaaagaaggaGAAGAAAAAACATAAGCATAAACACAAGCATAAGCACAACAAGGACAAAGATAAGGAACGAGATAAAGATAAGGATCGCGACAGGGAACGGGAAAAAAGCAAAGAGAAAAAAGATCCCAGCGTCGTACGAGCGAATAAAGAGGACACCCAGGAAACACTAAGCTCAGCAGATAGCTCGAGTAGAGATAGTAATCCTACCACGTTGGATTTAACGTTGTAA